DNA from Symphalangus syndactylus isolate Jambi chromosome 22, NHGRI_mSymSyn1-v2.1_pri, whole genome shotgun sequence:
ACAAGGTATTTTCTTGCAActtcccatttaatcctcattatACCTCTGCAAGTCATGGGGATCttcattattaatataaatattactatatcttagaattttaaaaaatggcacaacTAATCTGTGGGGAGAACAGAATTCAAACTCAGGTTAATCTGACTCCAGTTCTTTTCAGGGATGACACATGTGTTCCAATACCTCTACTGCCCTCATTCACCCCTTCAACCCCTACTTATTCCCAAATTATAAATGATAATAGAACAATACTATGCATCTTTCAAAGTAGCTGTGGGACCACTTTCATCACTCTATAGTGGCAATTCTTAGAAGACATATTTAAACCAAACGGAATATAGAAAATTCCCCAAAAGCCTGATGGGTGGGTAAATCTAGCTCTCTAGAAACAGAAATTGTAAGGATGAAAGCTTGTAAGTTTTGTTTCATCTATTAAAGTTGTTCATTTTGTACCATGTTCGATGTTTGAAATTTTTGTCTTCTGTAACTTACTGTttcactttgcttttttctttaaagctaCACCATTTCCAAATAGCTTCAAGTGCTTTACTTGTGAAAACGCAGGGGATAATTATAACTGCAATCGATGGGCAGAAGACAAATGGTGTCCACAAAGTAAGTGTGCTGAGTTTGGAAGACTTCTGTGATCTCATTTCATTTGAATCTCTCCTGACTTGATGATGTTCTTTAGGAATCagatgtattatttttctgagactaTCCGGACATCAGACTATATTGAGAGTTCTTGGAAACTGGTGTCAAAGCCTCAAATTGAAGTTGAGTACCTTAAGGAAGAATTTCTTAAATGTTATTTACCAGGGAGAACACATAGACCACAATATTGATTAAGTCATTCTCAGAATTTCAGAAATACTCGATTATACCTCTAGAAAAGTCATACTTaccatctcaaaacaaaggaTGATTTCTATACTCTTGAGATACATTGATATTTGggaaactcattcattcatttaacaaacttcCAAGTATCTTTTTAGTTTGTTTAGTTTACTGATATATCCCAGTGCCTAAtccagtgcctggcccatgtttactcagtaaatatttgctgacagAATGAATGGAAGCCTCTGATTAGATAGTCAGGGAAATCTTCTCTGAGAACTGTACCTTAGAACTGAGACCTGAGTGACAACAGCAAGCTGCCATGTGGAGATCTGTGGGAAGAACATACTGGGAAGAGGGAATCACAAATGCAGAGTTTTCAAGGCTGAGAGTTGGCTTGGCCTCTTCAATGAACAGGAAGTAGACTGGCTGCAGAGGCTTAGTGGGAGATGGAGGAAGGATCCAAGAGGGAAGCAAGGGCCAGGACATGCAGGAGCTTCTTTTTTCTGATAGTTTGGATTTTATTGTAAAGGTGATAAGAAGGCGGTAGGGACTTTGAAGCTAGGGAATACATAGCAGTTGTGTTCCAAAATAttgctctggctgctgtgtggagaatggAGGGTTGGGGACAAGAGTAGAAGGGAACGCCAAATGAGGACTCTCGTCTTCAGACAGAAGATGAGAATTTGGACTAGGTTGGTAGGAGcagaggaggtggggaggtgaATGATTGAATGCATATGAACTTGGAAGTAAAGCAGACAGAATGTGCTGATGGATGAATTGAAATGTTAAAACCCTACTTATGAGGAGATCGGGTTGTTCAGATTTTAGGATGTACCATTTTTTAGGTTTTTTCAGATATAaaaggccaagaaaaaaaaactcttacagAATTAGAGATAACTAGTTCTGGTCTACTGTTACCATGAATCTTTTGGAAATTCCAATACCACATTATTTATAGCAGTGGCATAGCTTTACCTCTTCCAGTTAAAACCAATGTGTAAAGCCAATAAATACTACACATTGGAGACCTCTACTATGCCTGAGAATCTTATGCCATAAATTAGCACAAATGGCCATAAATTAGCACAATGTCCATATGGACagtgttttttgttatttattttcaagaataattaattaccaaaatgtgtttttcttgagGTTCTTTTACATTTCTGTCAAGGGATTGTCCTTAAGTTGTGTGTGCGCTTAtgagtgtatgtgcatgcatgatTGTATGTATTTGGGGATCTATTTctacattttcaacagaaatttatctttgTTATTTCAAAGTTTTCAAGGTTTGTTGATGCTTCTCTTTACTAATTTATTTCAGAGAGTATCATCCTTTAACAATTTGCTTTAAGTTGCCTTGAAAACTGGGCAGCAAGGGTTAGAACAGCAGTAAACTGCGGCGCTGATGTCCAACCTGGTAGGCCTTATCTTCATGGCTCATGCTGTTGTTTTGAATTGTACCAAAACACTGCTCCTTCTAGGTCTGTGCATAATGCTCCAATTTGTCATTAGTTGACCAAAGCCATCTTAGCATGCAGGCAAAGAAGATGCATGGCTGTTTCTGGGCTTTAGGATTTCTTCTCTGCTGAAACATGGCTGAACCAAAGGAGAAGCTGTAGCTTTCCACCACCAAGAAAACATCAGAGATGGGAAGGGTGGAAGAGAGTCAGCTCTGCCGAGTCCACCTGAGAGGCTGACCCTTAATGGGCTCAATACGGAATGgccctgcattccagcatggCAAGATAGCACATTCTTACTATAGTCCAGGCAGGTCCCAAAGATACTAACCACCTGGAATTCTAATTGAGGGTGTAACTTCTTACTTTTCACTTTGTCACTTCAGGGAGTGAGTGTCAACCATTTCTCGGGGCAAATAGGCCTACGGCTATTGTTCTTTGTCATCTCAGGTTTCCTTTTTACTTTACAGCTTCACTTCTGTGGTCTGTTGGTGTTGTTAAAAGAAGTCTTCTGTGTAACAGGATATGACAAGAATgacatttcttgttttatttaccctggcttttatgCTGACTTTTTAGGGCTGCCTTAGCGTGCGTCCCGTTCTGTATGAACACATGCAGCTACCAATTTTCCATTCTTCTTTGTTTGGAGTAGAAACTGAAATGGTTTCTCCAGAACTTTTAGCGGTTCCCTTTCCTTTTGAATCTGGAAGTCAGCTACTCTTGTAGGGCACTCTACATTATATCactgtattagtcctttcttgcattgctataaagaaacacctaagactgggtcatttataaagaaaagatatttaattagcttACGGTTCcgtaggctatacaggaagcatgatgctggcatcttcttggcttctggggagggctcaggaaacttacaatcatggcagaaggcaaagggggcatgaggcatctcacatggtggttgcaggagcaagaaagagaggggggaggtgctacacagttTTAGacaagcagatctcatgagaactcactatcacaagaacagcactaaGGGGATggcgctaaaccattcatgaaggatccatctccatgatttaattacctcccctCTCCAACATGGGGGCTCACAgtttgatatgagatttgggtgggacacagattcaaaccatatcaattgcCACGTGGTTTAATATTAAGTATACTGAGGAGTAGAATAATGTTCTGGTTAGGAGTACAAGTCCTGGGAAACCTCCTGGGTTAGAATCCTACTTttcactattttctttctctgtgaccATGGGCAAGAAATTGTCCACAGTTTACCGGTAAATTGAGGCTGTTAATATGACTTACCTTAAGGCTTATGGTGAAGATTGAATGCTTGAACACAAGTTATAGGAGTACCTGGCTGATAGCGCACACTCAATATGGGTTTGCTACTGTTTGTATTATGTAAAGCTTACCACAACCCTATCAAAGCATCAAGACACTTATTATCTATCATTTtactaaaaccaaaaaaaaaaaaaagagctcagaaGATCTAACATGACTTGCTCACCTATGACAAAGGCAGTTCCATAAGCCCAGTCTTCTCAGCTTTAGtccaatttttttcccattctatgaCATTGCTGTTGTAGTCTCTGATCAATAAACTAAGAAGCATTTCATTGGCCTCTGGtataaaagagacacagaaccaAAGAATAATGTCCTAGGatattgaatgaaacttcttcaAAGAACCCTAAGTAATAAAATGTGAGTGGTTAAAACCTTAAGGATAATTCTGGGTAGAAATGAGGTACTGTAGCTACACTAAGCAGGAGGTGGTGGGTGGGAAACAGAGGAAGTAAGAgttaaagaggaggaaaaaaatggaaatacattgATGAGAAAAGTCTAACATGTTGGTAGGATTAGAATCAGAATAgaaattattaggttggtgcagccgggcacagtggctcatacctgtaatcccagcactttgggaggccgaggcgggtggatcacaaggtcaggagatcgagaccatcctagctaacatggtgaaaccccgtctctactaaaaatacgaaaaaaaattagccgggggtggtggcgggcgcctatagtcccagctactcaggaggctgaggaaggagaacggcgtgaacccgggaggcggagcttgcagtgagccgagatcgcgccactgcactccagcctggggacagagcgagactccgtctcaaaaaaaaaaaaaaaaaaaaaagaagagaaattattaggctggtgcaaaatgAATTGCGGGTTTTACAATTTAATAGATGGGTGAAAAAGGTGATTGTGATGTGTAATTCGAAGCACCTGCTTTTCACCCCAGCTTACCACATGGCATATTAGTatataagagaaaaattataaataatgaaacaagtGTTCTGACCCATTGCGTTTTACCTtcacaattttcattttattttagatttcgaGAACGTGCTTCAGAGGGACGGAAAGAGAGGGCCAGagacataaatattttcatatcaaaTGAGCAGACCCATGTTTTGATAAAATGCTTGCAGTTTTTCCTCAGCTGTAACTGAAGCCACAGGATGAGCGCCCATTTACGTTCATTTTCAAAACACACATGTGCTTCAGAAGCTGGTGTCTTTTGAAAAATACCATCTAGAAACTTCAGAGTTCACTGCTATGAAATGTCTTGCCTAAAAACCCCAGGCGGGGCCTGAATTTGCGTCCTTTCTGCATTAATTGTTAAGAGATCTCTTTTGTAATATGGATATTGAAATCACCTCGTTTCgcggttttgttttttgtttcctcttgCCTAGATACACAGTACTGTTTGACGGTCCATCACTTCACCAGCCACGGAAGAAGCACATCCATCACCAAAAAGTGCGCCTCCAGAAGCGAATGTCATCTTGTCGGCTGCCACCACAGCCGAGATTCTGAACATACGGTAAggatcgtgtgtgtgtgttattgtcTAAACTTTCATGCCAGTAATGTAAGTCGTAGATCaaaggagaggcaggaaggatagTAATATGTTGACCGTGTTTACATTTTGAGGAAAGACTccataataaagataaaatggaGACCAAAGAACAGTTAGACTTTCTGTCCTTCAACAAGAAGTAATGTTGCTACAAACAAGCGGCATTTCCCAGACTCCAGAGCTAGACCCTAGACCTCAGACTGTGGGTGAATGATGTGCGGCCAACTCTGGTGACCTGAGAGCAAACTGTCCACAAGAAAATGGCAAAGCCTGCTCTGCTCTGTTGATGGCCAGGAGTCACCAAGAACACTGCAAAGGGACACTGGAAGATGGCAAGAGGACTATGGTGACAGCTTTTATGAAGGAAACCTTGTCTTATCCACTGCTTCTGTTTAGATGAGGAAGGGAGTCTGAAGGATTAGCCTCAGTTTAATATGATGAACTTTAGGTACCTTTTAGATCAAGTGATTGCTTCAACATTCTCATTCTATCATTCTAAATGAGCATTTCACTCCTTTATACGCCTGGAATTCTGAAATGCTTAAGAAAGAATTACTTGAAAGCATGTTCATTTCATGAGGTTTTAGAATTTGATTTACCCTGTAAGTACAGAAAATGATTCTTATATTAGTGGCTTTTAGCTCTAGCTACACAAGAATCACCTGGGTAGTTTTTACAAGCTCTGCTTGTTGTTGAGAGATGCAGGCTGGCAGGTTCTCCAGACCAGTTGAAATGGAACCTCAGGGTAAGGTCCTGGGTGTcaggatctttttaaaaagttccccaaggtgattctgatgtgcagccagggttgagaaacactgatacGGATGCCTAGAGTTGATGCCTTTATCATACCTAGTCATCCTGGAAGCCTCTATGAATGTCTGGGCTTGTCAGGTTGAGGCATTGTACCTGGGACGTTTTGGTATTACCTGAAAACATCCCCTGAAAAACACCTGTTAGGGAcaagcctttttattttcttacaccACTCAGCAACCGTAATTAGTAAACCATTGTTGCTGTAATGATAAGAATCAGGTGTTAGCATAGACAATAGAGAGTCATTATTATCCCCTAACAAGTAGCactgagaaagaaaatcaatgactAATCCGAAAGGTTCCTAGCTTTCATTTTTGTCTGAGTGCTTTCCCTTACAAACCTTTAGAAGATTTGTGGACTCAATCAAGCACTCTTATTcagtttctcttcctctttgccTTGCTAATGCTTGGGTTTGATGCAGATAAATCACAGTTAGGCTAAAAGACTTTCAGCATGGtttttcccttccactccattggCATTGGTGGTGGAAGGGTATCCAAGAGCCTAGATGACGCAAAATTGGATAACCAGCTCCAATTATTTGTCTTCAGATAGAACTGAAgaagcctttcttttttctttctttcttttgccccttccctcttcttcctATTATTCActgtcccttcctctctcctttttgtAACAGGAGTGTAGGTCTTGCTGTGAAGGAATGATCTGCAATGTAGAATTACCCACCAATCACACTAATGCAGTGTTTGCCATAATGCACGCTCAGAGAACATCTGGCGGCATTGCCCCCACACTCTACCTACCAGTGCTTGCCTGGGTCTTTGTGTTTCCATTGCTGTGATGCCACCATTCCTAGGAGAGGCAGAGACCAGCCTCTAAAGCACAAGCCAAAAACTGTGTGAACGGTGAACTTTGGAGTGAAGATCAATCTTGCACTTGGTGAAGAGTGCACATTGGACCTCAAGGCGAAAGCCAGTGGTTTGCTTGGATAAAATGTTCCCTCATGAGGCCACAGGACTGAGGATGGAAATTTGGCAGGGCCTGAGAAGATGGTCTGACTTCCAGGCTTCCTGGTCAAAGAGAGCTACGTTTCGTCAGTTCTGCAGAGAGGATCCTGGCAACTAGTCCCACCTGACTAGGCCTTTAGCTGAAAGGATTTCTTGACTTCCTTGACTGCCTCAGAGGCTGCCAGGTCAAACCCTCTTGTTTATGTGATTAGCTCAGAGCGTCTCTATGAAATCTAACCCTTCCCCTCATGAGAAAGCAGTTTTCCCCACCAACAGCGTAGTCAATGAGAAAGGCAACTGTACGAAGAAAACTTCCAGTTGAACTAATGTGAAATCTATTTGCTAATTGTGGGGGGAAATAAAGCTTTTAAATTATACAGTGTAAATGCATGCTTGTGTGTTTCTTGACTGATGTGGAGACCTCTGGTGAAACAGTTACCAGGGTCATAAAATAGGTCACTGACATTTGTGTCCACGCACCATTGGTGATATGTGTTAAACTATAAAATTCGATGCTGAAGCTActtagctttcttctttttggggAGAGATGCATTTTAGGATGCTAATACAAACTTAGTGAGTTGGGAATATCTGGGAAGCCTCCCTGATAAAGGAAGATGACACCTTTTCATATGATGCACCCTCAGCAGTAGTAGCTTCAAAAGTTCTAGTCGCAAAGTGGCAAGGGGGGTCCCTTTTCCTCCTTCAGTCATATTCTCTATGCATGCCATGTCTACCAGGAGAACTTCTGTAAATACATGCTAAATGTTTGGTcccattctcttctctttccacttACAATGCAATCTCTGAATTTCAAATGAGCATCTTCTTCCTGTTTCTAGAATTCTGATTTCCTGCCTTCAGTCGCACTTTGGGATGACCTTTAAGCACTCTGCCCTTGTATTTATAGTGATGAGTTAATGGAATGGGTTTTTCCCC
Protein-coding regions in this window:
- the LYPD6B gene encoding ly6/PLAUR domain-containing protein 6B isoform X4; protein product: MLYKSLDRPAHKVSMRLLCHTLAVAVVQIVIFSESWAFAKNINFYNVRPPLDPTPFPNSFKCFTCENAGDNYNCNRWAEDKWCPQNTQYCLTVHHFTSHGRSTSITKKCASRSECHLVGCHHSRDSEHTECRSCCEGMICNVELPTNHTNAVFAIMHAQRTSGGIAPTLYLPVLAWVFVFPLL
- the LYPD6B gene encoding ly6/PLAUR domain-containing protein 6B isoform X3 — encoded protein: MMRSQICIAVRYKSLDRPAHKVSMRLLCHTLAVAVVQIVIFSESWAFAKNINFYNVRPPLDPTPFPNSFKCFTCENAGDNYNCNRWAEDKWCPQNTQYCLTVHHFTSHGRSTSITKKCASRSECHLVGCHHSRDSEHTECRSCCEGMICNVELPTNHTNAVFAIMHAQRTSGGIAPTLYLPVLAWVFVFPLL
- the LYPD6B gene encoding ly6/PLAUR domain-containing protein 6B isoform X1; its protein translation is MRLLCHTLAVAVVQIVIFSESWAFAKNINFYNVRPPLDPTPFPNSFKCFTCENAGDNYNCNRWAEDKWCPQNTQYCLTVHHFTSHGRSTSITKKCASRSECHLVGCHHSRDSEHTECRSCCEGMICNVELPTNHTNAVFAIMHAQRTSGGIAPTLYLPVLAWVFVFPLL
- the LYPD6B gene encoding ly6/PLAUR domain-containing protein 6B isoform X2, with the translated sequence MLLATSDCFELMMRSQICIAVRYKSLDRPAHKVSMRLLCHTLAVAVVQIVIFSESWAFAKNINFYNVRPPLDPTPFPNSFKCFTCENAGDNYNCNRWAEDKWCPQNTQYCLTVHHFTSHGRSTSITKKCASRSECHLVGCHHSRDSEHTECRSCCEGMICNVELPTNHTNAVFAIMHAQRTSGGIAPTLYLPVLAWVFVFPLL